The DNA region ACACGTTCGGCAATCAGCTGTTCAAGGTCACACCATCGGCGAACGGAAACCTCTGCGAGAAGGGGAAGTTCGGGTTTGAATATCTCAGCGGCGCGAACAGAGTCATACTCCCTTCTGTGCGAAAGGGTAACCGCTTCGTGAGAGCAGGCTGGGGCGAAGTCGCGGACAAAACTCGCGAAGGCCTCCACGGAATTCCTCCTCGCGACATCGCGTTCTTCGTCTCTCCCCGCCTCACCGACGAAGAGGCGTACGCTGCACAGAAGCTCGCGCGCGCCGTGCTGGGTACAAATAATATCTACCCGCTCGGCGGAAAGATCTTCTCACCCCTGGCCCACAGCAGACTCGGGCGTATTGTTTCGCCCTGCAGCATTGGTGACATCGAGAAGAGCGATTCAATCATCCTCATTAATCCGCTCATGGTAGAACTTAACGAGGTTGCCGCCCTGTCTGTGATCAAAGCCGTCAGGAGGGGCGCGAAACTCCTGATCATCGGGGGACAGAAAACGAAGCTGGACAGGCTCGCGTGGAAGAAGATCTCGGCTGACCCTGACTGTTTTAAGGACTATATGCAAGAGATTGATTTATCCATCAAGGGAGAACGTCATCCGACCACCGTGTATAACCGGGACTGCCTGGATGAGAAAACGATGCTTGCGCTGCACAATTATGCTGCGAAACGCGGCGTGCGGATCGTTTCCCTATGCACCCAGATCAACGAACAGGGTCTTCTCGACGCAGGGGTGTCGCCGTTCGCGCTGCCGGGACAGAAACTTATTAGCAATCGCGCGGCCCGGAAGAAATTGGAGAGGGAATGGAACTGCAGTCTGCCTGCACGGCCCGGGATGAGCTACAAGGAGGTCGTCAGTGCGATGATGCGTGGAAGGATTAAAGCCGCACTATTACTGGGGGGCACCCTGCCTGATAACAGGGAGCTGCACGGCGCTCTCCGAAAGGTGCCCTTTGTGGTAATGCAGGCGCTTGTCCCCTCTCCCCTCACCCGCATCGCAAACGTGCTTCTCCCCGCGGCAAGCTGGGCTGAAACTTCAGGGACATTCACCCATTATGACGGCGCGAAGCTCACGCTGCGGAAAGCCCTGCCTCCCCTCTGCGGTTTCAGTAATGCGGAAATATGGCAGCAGCTGATGGACAAGCTGGGGTGAGTCTACCTCGCAGGTGGAATAGGTGCGGTTCTACCGTGATTGAGCCTCGTTCAGGAATGCCTTGATCTTCTTCAGGTCCTCCTTTGCCTTGTCTTTATCCGCGGGATTTCTCAGGAGATAGGCGGGGTGAAAGGTGGGGAGTATTGTGACGCCGTGGTAGTCGTGGAAACGGCCGCGGAGCTTGCTGATCGCAGCTTCAGTTTTGAGGAGCGTCTGGGCGGCATGGCGGCCAAGGGCGCAGATGAGGCGCGGCTTCACCACTTCAAGCTGCGCGAGCAGGTATGGTTCACAACAGGCAACCTCATTCGGCAGCGGATCTCTGTTGCGCGGGGGGCGGCATTTGAGGACGTTCGTGATATACACATCCTCTCTTTTTAACCCGATATACGCGAGCATCTTCGTGAGGAGCTGGCCGGCCCTCCCGACGAAGGGGAGCCCCTGCCGGTCCTCATCCGCGCCCGGCGCTTCACCCACGAAGATCAGCGGCGCGCGGCATGCGCCCGTCCCGAATACGGTCCGAGTCCTCGTTTTCGAGAGCGCGCACTTCCGGCACGTTGAGACTGTTGTCTGTAACTCGTTGAGCGCACCGACAGGATCCACCGCCGGCCGTGCATCCGGTGTGAGTTCCCCATCGCCATCCTGCCCTTGAGCGGCAGGCTGCTCGATGGGAATATGCAGAATCCCCCCCTCGACGAGCTTCTCCACGTAGTTCCCCGTGAGCCGTACAATCTCGCTTAATTCGCTCAGTTTATCATTCATATTAAATAATATTCACCACGGAGGCACGGAGAACACGGAGGGGATTTAAGATAGCGACCACTGGATACACTGAAATTCACAGAAAACATACCATCCCTGTTTCAGTGCCTTCAGTGCCCTCAGTGGTTATTCCCAATAATCGAGGCGCTTACTCCGTGCCCCTGCCTGCCGGCAGGCAGGTCCGTGGTGAAAAACCCTATTTATAAAAATCCACCACCGCCTTCGCCACTTCCTCGATCTGCCCCTGGGCAAGCTCGGGGTGTATCGGAAGCGCCAGGGTTTCTTCGGCGGCCTTCTCGGACTCGGGCATGTCGCCCTTCTTATACCCCAGCGCCGTGAAGCACTCCTGGAGGTGGAGCGGCAGGGGGTAGTAGATCGCCGATCCTATCCCTCTGGACCCGAGGTAGTTCATGAGCTTATCGCGCGCGCTCACTCGCACCACGTACTGGTTGTACACATGGCGGACATAGGGGAGATCGTACGGGGTGACCACCGCGCTCCCCATAAAAAGCTCATTGTAGAGCCGCGCATTGGCCCGCCTTTTCTCGGTCCACTCCTCAAGATGCTTTGCCTTCACCAGGAGCACGGCAGCCTGGAGTTCGTCGAGCCTGCTGTTGTAGCCAACCACCTTATGGAAGTACCTCGGCTTCGCACCGTGCTCGCGGAGAATCCTGAGGTTTTCGGCAACCCTCTGGTCGTGGGTGAAGAGCATCCCCCCGTCTCCCATGCCGCTCAGATTTTTTGTCGGATAAAAGCTCAGGCAGCCGACGTCGCCCAGCGCCCCGACCCGCTTCCCCTTGTACTCGGCGCCGATGCTCTGGCAGGCGTCCTCGATTATCTTGACACCCCACTCCTTTGAGAGGGCGATGAGCGGCTCCATTTCAGCGGGTTGACCGTACAGGTGGACGGGAATGATCGCCCTGGTCCGCACGCTCAATTTCTTCTCAACCTTGCGGGCGTCAATATTGCAGGTGCGCGGGTCAATATCCACAAACACGGGCGTCGCTCCCACGAGCACGATCGCGCTCGCGGTGGCAAAAAAACTGTAGGCGGTGGTGATCACCTCGTGCCCGGGGCCCGTCCCCACTGCCCTGAGCGCCAGAATCAGCGCGTCTGTGCCGGACGCGCACCCGACGGCGCAGGGAACATCAAGGTACCGGGCGAGGGTCTTCTCCAGTGCGGCCACGCGCTCTCCCAGCACGTATTTCCCGCTGCGCGCGACATCGAGAATCGTCTTTTCCAACTCCGGCTGCAATTTTTTATACTGTGCGACAATATCTAAGAAAGGCACCGCCATGGCCATTCCCCTCCCCGAATAATTTTCTCACCCCTGAGCGGGCGCTCATCCCTTTAACTCGCCTTCGCGCTCGCGCGGTGCTGCGTATAGTATGCCGCCGCACGGCGCAACCCGTCTTTGAGGCTGACAGACGGCGTGAAGCCAAGCTTCTCCCGCGCCCTCGTGATATCGGCCAGGGAATGTCGCACATCCCCCGGCCTCGGCTTCCCGTAGCGCGGCGCCGCGTGAACCCCGAGGATCTCCTGTATGAGACGGAGGAGATCGTTGATCGAAATGGCCTCCCCGCACGCGATATTCATAACCTCGCCGCCCGGCAGCGCCGCCTCGCAGGCGAGCAG from Candidatus Auribacterota bacterium includes:
- a CDS encoding uracil-DNA glycosylase, whose product is MNDKLSELSEIVRLTGNYVEKLVEGGILHIPIEQPAAQGQDGDGELTPDARPAVDPVGALNELQTTVSTCRKCALSKTRTRTVFGTGACRAPLIFVGEAPGADEDRQGLPFVGRAGQLLTKMLAYIGLKREDVYITNVLKCRPPRNRDPLPNEVACCEPYLLAQLEVVKPRLICALGRHAAQTLLKTEAAISKLRGRFHDYHGVTILPTFHPAYLLRNPADKDKAKEDLKKIKAFLNEAQSR
- a CDS encoding DegT/DnrJ/EryC1/StrS family aminotransferase, whose amino-acid sequence is MAVPFLDIVAQYKKLQPELEKTILDVARSGKYVLGERVAALEKTLARYLDVPCAVGCASGTDALILALRAVGTGPGHEVITTAYSFFATASAIVLVGATPVFVDIDPRTCNIDARKVEKKLSVRTRAIIPVHLYGQPAEMEPLIALSKEWGVKIIEDACQSIGAEYKGKRVGALGDVGCLSFYPTKNLSGMGDGGMLFTHDQRVAENLRILREHGAKPRYFHKVVGYNSRLDELQAAVLLVKAKHLEEWTEKRRANARLYNELFMGSAVVTPYDLPYVRHVYNQYVVRVSARDKLMNYLGSRGIGSAIYYPLPLHLQECFTALGYKKGDMPESEKAAEETLALPIHPELAQGQIEEVAKAVVDFYK